A window from Drosophila subobscura isolate 14011-0131.10 chromosome O, UCBerk_Dsub_1.0, whole genome shotgun sequence encodes these proteins:
- the LOC117896898 gene encoding NADP-dependent malic enzyme isoform X3 — MFSRPSLCGTVGKLCRCGTSTTGAAAAGGTTTSPAVSALALCEARRYHEVVGDIICPSQVRGIDHIRDPRLNKGLAFTLEERQVLGIHGLQPARFKTQEEQLQLCKIAVNRYTEPLNKYLYLSDLHDRNERLFFRFLSENIEDLMPIVYTPTVGLACQRFGLIYRRPHGLFVTFNDRGHIFDVMKNWPEPNVRAICVTDGERILGLGDLGACGMGIPVGKLALYTALAGIKPHQCLPIVVDVGTNNIDLLEDPLYVGLRQKRVVGREYDDFIDEFMEAVVKRYGQNTLIQFEDFGNHNAFRFLDKYRNNYCTFNDDIQGTAAVAVAGLYASKRITGKSFKDYTFLFAGAGEAAIGIADLVVKAMVAEGVPIEEAYHKIYMVDIDGLLTTTRKVGSLDGHKVNYAKDVEPMADLEQIVAAIKPNVLIGASACAGLFTPKILRTMADNNERPVIFALSNPTSKAECTADEAYQNTDARVIFSSGSPFPPVVVGDKTYYPGQGNNAYIFPGVGLGVICTGTHHIPDDMFLIAAQELANFTEATDIERGSLYPPLASIRDVSMNIAIGVTKCAYDKGLASTYPEPQDKRKWLEDQLYNFNYECSMPVTWTWPRMPYIKTREESPLIAAIK, encoded by the exons TTTGTGTGGAACTGTTGGGAAACTGTGCCGCTGCGGCACTTCCAcaactggagcagcagcagcaggaggaacaacCACATCGCCGGCTGTCTCGGCTCTGGCATTGTGCGAGGCCCGTCGTTATCATGAGGTGGTGGGCGACATTATCTGCCCATCGCAGGTGCGAGGCATCGATCACATCCGTGATCCGCGTCTCAACAAG GGTCTGGCCTTTACTTTGGAGGAGCGCCAAGTGCTGGGCATCCATGGCCTGCAGCCCGCTCGCTTCAAGacgcaggaggagcagctgcagctgtgcaaaATCGCCGTGAATCGCTACACAGAGCCGCTGAACAAGTACCTGTATCTCAGCGATCTGCACGATCGCAACGAGCGGCTCTTCTTCCGCTTCCTCTCCGAGAACATTGAGGATCTCATGCCCATTGTGTACACGCCCACCGTGGGCCTGGCCTGCCAGCGCTTCGGCCTGATCTACAGGCGTCCCCACGGCCTGTTTGTCACCTTCAACGATCGGGGCCACATCTTCGATGTGATGAAGAACTGGCCGGAGCCAAATGTTCGTGCCATTTGCGTGACCGATGGCGAGCGCATTCTCGGCCTGGGAGATCTGGGTGCCTGCGGCATGGGCATTCCCGTGGGCAAGCTGGCCTTGTACACGGCCCTCGCTGGCATCAAGCCGCACCAGTGCCTGCCCATTGTGGTGGATGTGGGCACCAATAACATCGATCTGCTGGAGGATCCCCTGTATGTGGGTCTGCGCCAGAAGCGCGTTGTCGGCCGCGAATACGACGACTTCATCGATGAGTTCATGGAGGCGGTGGTGAAGCGCTACGGCCAGAACACCCTCATCCAGTTCGAGGACTTTGGCAACCACAATGCATTTAGGTTCCTCGACAAATACCGCAACAACTACTGCACCTTCAACGACGACATCCAGGGCACAGccgccgtggctgtggctggtttGTACGCCTCCAAGCGCATCACTGGCAAGTCCTTCAAGGACTACACTTTCCTGTTTGCCGGCGCCGGTGAGGCTGCCATCGGCATTGCCGATCTGGTCGTCAAGGCCATGGTGGCCGAAGGCGTACCCATCGAAGAGGCTTACCACAAGATCTACATGGTGGACATTGATGGTCTGCTGACAACCACCCGCAAGGTGGGCAGCCTGGACGGCCACAAGGTCAACTATGCCAAGGATGTGGAACCCATGGCGGATCTCGAGCAGATTGTCGCGGCCATAAAGCCAAAT GTGCTCATTGGTGCCTCGGCCTGTGCCGGTCTGTTTACGCCCAAGATCCTGCGCACCATGGCGGACAACAACGAGAGGCCCGTGATATTTGCCCTCTCCAATCCCACCAGCAAGGCGGAATGCACAGCCGACGAGGCATACCAAAACACGGAT gcTCGCGTCATCTTCTCGTCGGGCTCACCCTTCCCACCGGTTGTAGTGGGCGACAAGACGTACTATCCGGGTCAGGGCAACAATGCTTACATATTCCCTGGCGTGGGTTTGGGCGTGATCTGCACTGGCACGCATCACATACCCGACGATATGTTCCTGATTGCCGCCCAGGAGTTGGCCAACTTTACGGAGGCCACCGACATTGAGCGCGGCTCGCTGTACCCGCCGCTGGCGAGCATCCGTGATGTGTCCATGAATATTGCCATTGGTGTTACGAAGTGTGCCTATGACAAGG GTCTGGCATCTACCTATCCGGAGCCGCAGGATAAGCGCAAGTGGCTGGAGGATCAGCTGTATAATTTCAACTATGAGTGCTCGATGCCCGTGACTTGGACCTGGCCTCGCATGCCCTACATTAAGACTC GCGAAGAAAGCCCGCTCATTGCCGCCATCAAATAA
- the LOC117896898 gene encoding NADP-dependent malic enzyme isoform X1, whose translation MFSRPSLCGTVGKLCRCGTSTTGAAAAGGTTTSPAVSALALCEARRYHEVVGDIICPSQVRGIDHIRDPRLNKGLAFTLEERQVLGIHGLQPARFKTQEEQLQLCKIAVNRYTEPLNKYLYLSDLHDRNERLFFRFLSENIEDLMPIVYTPTVGLACQRFGLIYRRPHGLFVTFNDRGHIFDVMKNWPEPNVRAICVTDGERILGLGDLGACGMGIPVGKLALYTALAGIKPHQCLPIVVDVGTNNIDLLEDPLYVGLRQKRVVGREYDDFIDEFMEAVVKRYGQNTLIQFEDFGNHNAFRFLDKYRNNYCTFNDDIQGTAAVAVAGLYASKRITGKSFKDYTFLFAGAGEAAIGIADLVVKAMVAEGVPIEEAYHKIYMVDIDGLLTTTRKVGSLDGHKVNYAKDVEPMADLEQIVAAIKPNVLIGASACAGLFTPKILRTMADNNERPVIFALSNPTSKAECTADEAYQNTDARVIFSSGSPFPPVVVGDKTYYPGQGNNAYIFPGVGLGVICTGTHHIPDDMFLIAAQELANFTEATDIERGSLYPPLASIRDVSMNIAIGVTKCAYDKGLASTYPEPQDKRKWLEDQLYNFNYECSMPVTWTWPRMPYIKTRELVPTKLYGKKKKRRDSIN comes from the exons TTTGTGTGGAACTGTTGGGAAACTGTGCCGCTGCGGCACTTCCAcaactggagcagcagcagcaggaggaacaacCACATCGCCGGCTGTCTCGGCTCTGGCATTGTGCGAGGCCCGTCGTTATCATGAGGTGGTGGGCGACATTATCTGCCCATCGCAGGTGCGAGGCATCGATCACATCCGTGATCCGCGTCTCAACAAG GGTCTGGCCTTTACTTTGGAGGAGCGCCAAGTGCTGGGCATCCATGGCCTGCAGCCCGCTCGCTTCAAGacgcaggaggagcagctgcagctgtgcaaaATCGCCGTGAATCGCTACACAGAGCCGCTGAACAAGTACCTGTATCTCAGCGATCTGCACGATCGCAACGAGCGGCTCTTCTTCCGCTTCCTCTCCGAGAACATTGAGGATCTCATGCCCATTGTGTACACGCCCACCGTGGGCCTGGCCTGCCAGCGCTTCGGCCTGATCTACAGGCGTCCCCACGGCCTGTTTGTCACCTTCAACGATCGGGGCCACATCTTCGATGTGATGAAGAACTGGCCGGAGCCAAATGTTCGTGCCATTTGCGTGACCGATGGCGAGCGCATTCTCGGCCTGGGAGATCTGGGTGCCTGCGGCATGGGCATTCCCGTGGGCAAGCTGGCCTTGTACACGGCCCTCGCTGGCATCAAGCCGCACCAGTGCCTGCCCATTGTGGTGGATGTGGGCACCAATAACATCGATCTGCTGGAGGATCCCCTGTATGTGGGTCTGCGCCAGAAGCGCGTTGTCGGCCGCGAATACGACGACTTCATCGATGAGTTCATGGAGGCGGTGGTGAAGCGCTACGGCCAGAACACCCTCATCCAGTTCGAGGACTTTGGCAACCACAATGCATTTAGGTTCCTCGACAAATACCGCAACAACTACTGCACCTTCAACGACGACATCCAGGGCACAGccgccgtggctgtggctggtttGTACGCCTCCAAGCGCATCACTGGCAAGTCCTTCAAGGACTACACTTTCCTGTTTGCCGGCGCCGGTGAGGCTGCCATCGGCATTGCCGATCTGGTCGTCAAGGCCATGGTGGCCGAAGGCGTACCCATCGAAGAGGCTTACCACAAGATCTACATGGTGGACATTGATGGTCTGCTGACAACCACCCGCAAGGTGGGCAGCCTGGACGGCCACAAGGTCAACTATGCCAAGGATGTGGAACCCATGGCGGATCTCGAGCAGATTGTCGCGGCCATAAAGCCAAAT GTGCTCATTGGTGCCTCGGCCTGTGCCGGTCTGTTTACGCCCAAGATCCTGCGCACCATGGCGGACAACAACGAGAGGCCCGTGATATTTGCCCTCTCCAATCCCACCAGCAAGGCGGAATGCACAGCCGACGAGGCATACCAAAACACGGAT gcTCGCGTCATCTTCTCGTCGGGCTCACCCTTCCCACCGGTTGTAGTGGGCGACAAGACGTACTATCCGGGTCAGGGCAACAATGCTTACATATTCCCTGGCGTGGGTTTGGGCGTGATCTGCACTGGCACGCATCACATACCCGACGATATGTTCCTGATTGCCGCCCAGGAGTTGGCCAACTTTACGGAGGCCACCGACATTGAGCGCGGCTCGCTGTACCCGCCGCTGGCGAGCATCCGTGATGTGTCCATGAATATTGCCATTGGTGTTACGAAGTGTGCCTATGACAAGG GTCTGGCATCTACCTATCCGGAGCCGCAGGATAAGCGCAAGTGGCTGGAGGATCAGCTGTATAATTTCAACTATGAGTGCTCGATGCCCGTGACTTGGACCTGGCCTCGCATGCCCTACATTAAGACTCGTGAATTAGTGCCCACCAAGCTCTatggaaaaaaaaa AAAACGAAGAGATTCTATAAATTAG
- the LOC117896898 gene encoding NADP-dependent malic enzyme isoform X2, whose translation MFSRPSLCGTVGKLCRCGTSTTGAAAAGGTTTSPAVSALALCEARRYHEVVGDIICPSQVRGIDHIRDPRLNKGLAFTLEERQVLGIHGLQPARFKTQEEQLQLCKIAVNRYTEPLNKYLYLSDLHDRNERLFFRFLSENIEDLMPIVYTPTVGLACQRFGLIYRRPHGLFVTFNDRGHIFDVMKNWPEPNVRAICVTDGERILGLGDLGACGMGIPVGKLALYTALAGIKPHQCLPIVVDVGTNNIDLLEDPLYVGLRQKRVVGREYDDFIDEFMEAVVKRYGQNTLIQFEDFGNHNAFRFLDKYRNNYCTFNDDIQGTAAVAVAGLYASKRITGKSFKDYTFLFAGAGEAAIGIADLVVKAMVAEGVPIEEAYHKIYMVDIDGLLTTTRKVGSLDGHKVNYAKDVEPMADLEQIVAAIKPNVLIGASACAGLFTPKILRTMADNNERPVIFALSNPTSKAECTADEAYQNTDARVIFSSGSPFPPVVVGDKTYYPGQGNNAYIFPGVGLGVICTGTHHIPDDMFLIAAQELANFTEATDIERGSLYPPLASIRDVSMNIAIGVTKCAYDKGLASTYPEPQDKRKWLEDQLYNFNYECSMPVTWTWPRMPYIKTRELVPTKLYGKKK comes from the exons TTTGTGTGGAACTGTTGGGAAACTGTGCCGCTGCGGCACTTCCAcaactggagcagcagcagcaggaggaacaacCACATCGCCGGCTGTCTCGGCTCTGGCATTGTGCGAGGCCCGTCGTTATCATGAGGTGGTGGGCGACATTATCTGCCCATCGCAGGTGCGAGGCATCGATCACATCCGTGATCCGCGTCTCAACAAG GGTCTGGCCTTTACTTTGGAGGAGCGCCAAGTGCTGGGCATCCATGGCCTGCAGCCCGCTCGCTTCAAGacgcaggaggagcagctgcagctgtgcaaaATCGCCGTGAATCGCTACACAGAGCCGCTGAACAAGTACCTGTATCTCAGCGATCTGCACGATCGCAACGAGCGGCTCTTCTTCCGCTTCCTCTCCGAGAACATTGAGGATCTCATGCCCATTGTGTACACGCCCACCGTGGGCCTGGCCTGCCAGCGCTTCGGCCTGATCTACAGGCGTCCCCACGGCCTGTTTGTCACCTTCAACGATCGGGGCCACATCTTCGATGTGATGAAGAACTGGCCGGAGCCAAATGTTCGTGCCATTTGCGTGACCGATGGCGAGCGCATTCTCGGCCTGGGAGATCTGGGTGCCTGCGGCATGGGCATTCCCGTGGGCAAGCTGGCCTTGTACACGGCCCTCGCTGGCATCAAGCCGCACCAGTGCCTGCCCATTGTGGTGGATGTGGGCACCAATAACATCGATCTGCTGGAGGATCCCCTGTATGTGGGTCTGCGCCAGAAGCGCGTTGTCGGCCGCGAATACGACGACTTCATCGATGAGTTCATGGAGGCGGTGGTGAAGCGCTACGGCCAGAACACCCTCATCCAGTTCGAGGACTTTGGCAACCACAATGCATTTAGGTTCCTCGACAAATACCGCAACAACTACTGCACCTTCAACGACGACATCCAGGGCACAGccgccgtggctgtggctggtttGTACGCCTCCAAGCGCATCACTGGCAAGTCCTTCAAGGACTACACTTTCCTGTTTGCCGGCGCCGGTGAGGCTGCCATCGGCATTGCCGATCTGGTCGTCAAGGCCATGGTGGCCGAAGGCGTACCCATCGAAGAGGCTTACCACAAGATCTACATGGTGGACATTGATGGTCTGCTGACAACCACCCGCAAGGTGGGCAGCCTGGACGGCCACAAGGTCAACTATGCCAAGGATGTGGAACCCATGGCGGATCTCGAGCAGATTGTCGCGGCCATAAAGCCAAAT GTGCTCATTGGTGCCTCGGCCTGTGCCGGTCTGTTTACGCCCAAGATCCTGCGCACCATGGCGGACAACAACGAGAGGCCCGTGATATTTGCCCTCTCCAATCCCACCAGCAAGGCGGAATGCACAGCCGACGAGGCATACCAAAACACGGAT gcTCGCGTCATCTTCTCGTCGGGCTCACCCTTCCCACCGGTTGTAGTGGGCGACAAGACGTACTATCCGGGTCAGGGCAACAATGCTTACATATTCCCTGGCGTGGGTTTGGGCGTGATCTGCACTGGCACGCATCACATACCCGACGATATGTTCCTGATTGCCGCCCAGGAGTTGGCCAACTTTACGGAGGCCACCGACATTGAGCGCGGCTCGCTGTACCCGCCGCTGGCGAGCATCCGTGATGTGTCCATGAATATTGCCATTGGTGTTACGAAGTGTGCCTATGACAAGG GTCTGGCATCTACCTATCCGGAGCCGCAGGATAAGCGCAAGTGGCTGGAGGATCAGCTGTATAATTTCAACTATGAGTGCTCGATGCCCGTGACTTGGACCTGGCCTCGCATGCCCTACATTAAGACTCGTGAATTAGTGCCCACCAAGCTCTatggaaaaaaaaagtga
- the LOC117898015 gene encoding serine protease grass, producing MISRCFVAVYGIALVCGVQAAGAAYADECTTPNGESGQCMPFSSCKDIEERLTQSQQSGQSVPADYASYLQKASCGEFNGVRHFCCPAAQIQHNSKVMALFKNESFDCGNFLSQRVANGYEVKLSSRPWMALLRYQQFGEARFLCGGALISERYILTAAHCVHGLQDDLDEIRLGEHRISTEEDCRQQGRKKKCAPPVVDVGIEKYIIHEHYDARHIMHDIALLRLKRSVPVQKHIKPICLPITDELKQQAEQINTFFVTGWGTTENGSSSDVLLQANVPLQPRSACSQAYRRQVPTTQLCVGGGDLQDSCKGDSGGPLQAPARYLGEFAPRMVEFGIVSQGVVSCGQISLPGLYTNVGEYVQWITDTMASHGL from the exons ATGATAAGCAGATGCTTTGTCGCTGTCTATGGCATTGCCCTCGTGTGCGGTGTACAGGCCGCTGGAGCAG CCTATGCCGATGAGTGCACTACGCCCAATGGGGAGTCGGGCCAGTGTATGCCCTTCTCCTCCTGCAAGGACATTGAGGAGCGTCTGACGCAGAGCCAGCAGTCGGGACAGAGTGTGCCAGCCGATTATGCCAGCTATCTGCAGAAGGCTTCCTGTGGGGAGTTCAATGGAGTG CGTCACTTTTGCTGTCCGGCTGCCCAGATCCAGCACAACTCCAAGGTGATGGCTTTGTTCAAGAACGAGAGCTTCGACTGTGGCAATTTTCTCAGCCAGCGTGTGGCCAATGGCTATGAGGTGAAGCTGTCGTCCAGGCCCTGGATGGCGCTGCTGCGTTACCAGCAATTCGGGGAGGCGCGTTTCCTCTGCGGCGGTGCTCTCATCTCAGAAC GCTACATTCTGACTGCTGCTCATTGTGTGCATGGCCTCCAGGATGATCT CGATGAGATACGCCTGGGTGAGCATCGCATCTCCACGGAGGAGGACTGCCGCCAGCAGGGACGCAAGAAGAAGTGTGCTCCGCCCGTTGTGGATGTGGGCATTGAGAAGTACATCATCCACGAGCACTACGATGCCCGTCACATCATGCACGACATTGCTCTGCTGCGCTTAAAGCGAAGCGTTCCTGTGCAGA AACACATCAAACCGATCTGCCTGCCCATCACAGATGAACtgaagcagcaggcggagcagATCAACACTTTCTTTGTCACCGGCTGGGGCACCACGGAGAATGGTTCCTCCTctgatgtgctgctgcaggcgaaTGTGCCCCTTCAGCCACGTTCGGCCTGCTCTCAGGCCTATCGTCGTCAGGTGCCAACCACACAGCTGTGCGTCGGCGGCGGTGATCTGCAGGATTCCTGCAAGGGTGACTCCGGTGGCCCACTGCAGGCGCCCGCCCGCTATCTCGGAGAGTTTGCCCCACGCATGGTGGAGTTTGGCATTGTCAGCCAGGGTGTCGTCTCCTGTGGCCAAATAAGTTTGCCCGGCCTCTACACGAATGTCGGGGAGTATGTGCAATGGATCACAGATACCATGGCAAGTCATGGACTGTAA
- the LOC117898071 gene encoding phenoloxidase-activating factor 3, translating into MASIITNSLSLSFIWLIVVWPERALTQRSCLTPVGASGLCVPSQECGFVKQLQDIYGRNIPRRLQNQMRQMQCNGETDEFHLCCPGDTGTRMEQTEQRSTATKTARAAPGDLNRIDPAGYRLLDSVTQCGNRGNPKVSGGRNSKPGEFPWVALLKYETSGRQFLCGGSLISDRFILTAAHCIVQQPTLIGVRLGEHDLAREEDCTYLGGIHRVCQPPHEDFGVEDVRVHPSYSHGSINNDIALIKLDRSVVLPKSHIAPICLPIDDESKQLAHDQSFLIAGWGRTDKEDAASIQQRALITRKDVSVCRSYYNNAPVNENHICATGSGIAHTCRGDSGGPLFFKHRFKQHYRFVQYGVISFGGQRCGTNRNQPGVFANIIDMLPWITQNLY; encoded by the exons ATGGCTTCTATAATCACAAACAGCCTCAGCTTGAGCTTCATCTGGCTGATTGTCGTCTGGCCAGAACGGGCGCTAACAC AGCGCAGTTGTCTGACACCAGTGGGCGCCTCGGGCCTGTGTGTGCCCTCGCAGGAATGCGGCTTTgtgaagcagctgcaggacattTACGGACGGAATATACCGCGACGCTTGCAGAATCAAATGCGGCAAATGCAGTGCAACGGGGAGACGGAT GAATTCCATTTATGCTGCCCCGGCGACACTGGCACACGCATGGAACAAACCGAACAGCGCTCCACAGCCACGAAGACGGCAAGGGCTGCACCCGGCGATCTAAATCGCATCGATCCAGCGGGCTATCGGCTGCTCGACTCTGTCACGCAGTGCGGCAATCGTGGCAATCCCAAGGTGAGTGGCGGCCGCAACTCAAAGCCAGGAGAGTTTCCCTGGGTGGCGCTGCTCAAGTACGAGACCTCCGGACGGCAGTTCCTGTGCGGCGGCAGCCTGATCAGCGATCGTTTCATACTCACCGCGGCACATTGCATCGTGCAACAGCCAACGCT AATTGGCGTGCGGCTGGGAGAACACGATTTGGCCAGGGAAGAGGATTGCACGTACTTGGGCGGCATTCATAGGGTGTGCCAGCCGCCCCACGAGGACTTTGGCGTGGAGGATGTTCGCGTGCATCCCAGCTACTCGCATGGATCGATCAACAATGACATTGCGCTGATCAAGCTGGATCGCAGTGTGGTGCTGCCCAAGTCACACATTGCACCCATTTGCCTGCCCATCGACGACGAGTCCAAGCAGCTGGCCCACGATCAGAGCTTTCTGATTGCCGGTTGGGGTCGCACGGACAAGGAGGATGCTGCCTCCATACAACAGCGGGCTCTGATCACCCGCAAGGATGTGTCCGTGTGCCGCAGTTATTACAACAATGCGCCCGTCAATGAGAATCACATCTGTGCCACCGGCTCGGGCATTGCACACACCTGTCGCGGCGACTCCGGTGGCCCGCTGTTCTTCAAGCATCGCTTCAAGCAGCACTATCGCTTCGTGCAGTACGGCGTCATCTCGTTTGGCGGCCAGCGCTGCGGCACGAACAGAAATCAGCCCGGTGTCTTTGCCAACATCATTGACATGTTGCCCTGGATAACGCAGAATTTATACTGA
- the LOC117898130 gene encoding uncharacterized protein LOC117898130, with translation MNWSRLQGFALKAVLYFVTFYQSLPFFGSVSLSLLHSYISSSVSFSLDTIYLNWNSTFPAITVCEIYNAEKIWELSDSHFGSEHEMHIDDFISEIVFYRGVCSSCENCAKLRCPANYTLLLEAFRTKCHQLIVNCSYLNQLFDCCDEFLPLPTEYGLCYSFNSHQARKVAPVQYTNNRMTGPGHLTFNAAADVQLYVHAPIDVPFQLSEGMIRETVLLGHFKELVLNVIEVHNDESVQDLSMEQRRCRYGHEHVADRQGIYEFYSYSGCVVECTVLLQLVNCNCTNHFMAVPGQNSLPVCDYRGLICLTKVREKLMMERKSCECMSACEEPEYNIIYNSADSDDEDAEEVSKVRVALVELPTQRYVRRVSKTILDFLISLGGLVGLFFNTSALRMVEAVFLIVRHRKRVVQWGKRIWFGTINYLQILDQSK, from the exons ATGAACTGGAGCCGCCTGCAGGGTTTCGCTCTAAAGGCTGTGCTCTACTTTGTGACATTTTATCAGTCGTTGCCATTTTTTGGCAGtgtctcgctgtcgctgctgcataGTTATATATCCTCTTCGGTTTCCTTTAGCTTGGATACCATTTA CCTCAATTGGAACTCCACCTTTCCGGCCATCACCGTGTGCGAGATTTACAACGCTGAGAAGATTTGGGAGCTGAGTGACAGTCACTTTGGCAGCGAGCATGAAATGCACATCGATGACTTTATCAGCGAGATTGTGTTCTATCGTGgcgtctgcagcagctgcgagaACTGCGCCAAGCTGCGCTGCCCCGCAAACTACACGCTGCTCCTGGAAGCG TTCCGCACCAAGTGCCATCAGTTGATTGTCAACTGCAGCTACCTGAACCAGCTGTTCGACTGCTGCGATGagttcctgccgctgcccacgGAGTACGGATTGTGCTACTCCTTCAACTCCCATCAGGCGCGCAAGGTGGCCCCTGTGCAGTACACAAACAACCGCATGACGGGCCCTGGACATCTCACATTCAATGCTGCTGCGGATGTTCAGCTTTATGTGCACGCGCCCATCGATGTGCCCTTTCAGCTGTCCGAGGGCATGATTCGCGAAACGGTGCTGCTTGGCCACTTCAAGGAGCTCGTGCTGAACGTCATCGAAGTGCACAACGACGAGAGCGTGCAGGACTTGAGCATGGAGCAGCGGCGTTGTCGCTATGGCCACGAGCACGTCGCCGATCGTCAGGGCATCTACGAGTTCTACAGCTACTCGGGCTGCGTGGTGGAGTGCAccgttctgctgcagctcgtcAACTGCAACTGCACGAATCACTTTATGGCAGTGCCCGGGCAGAACTCACTGCCCGTCTGCGACTATCGTGGTTTGATTTGCTTGACCAAAGTCAGGGAGAAGCTAATGATGGAGCGCAAGTCCTGCGAGTGCATGAGCGCGTGCGAGGAGCCCGAGtataatattatttacaaCTCCGCAGACAG CGATGATGAGGATGCGGAGGAAGTCTCCAAAGTGCGTGTGGCACTCGTGGAGCTGCCCACGCAGCGTTATGTTCGGCGTGTGTCGAAGACCATTTTGGATTTCTTGA TCTCCTTGGGCGGCCTGGTGGGTCTGTTCTTCAACACCTCCGCGCTGCGCATGGTGGAGGCCGTTTTTCTGATCGTGCGACACAGGAAAAGGGTCGTGCAGTGGGGCAAGCGAATTTGGTTTGgcacaattaattatttacagATTCTGGACCAgtcaaaataa
- the LOC117898131 gene encoding serine palmitoyltransferase small subunit A — MFNLKQLATQLYRQYALITCINMLEPWERKLINGFFLVMLALVFFSSYWYLPNYLQNLLQVLTPPAWSGQTENVAYVAQKMGTS; from the exons atgttcaacctTAAGCAACTAGCCACTCAGCTGTATCGCCAGTATGCACTGATCACATGCATTAACATGCTAGAGCCTTGGGAGAGGAAGCTAATCA ATGGTTTCTTCCTGGTCATGCTGGCACTGGTGTTCTTCTCCAGCTATTGGTATCTGCCCAACTATCTGCAGAACCTACTTCAGGTTCTCACACCGCCCGCTTGGTCTGGTCAGACGGAAAATGTCGCCTATGTGGCACAGAAAATGGGCACAAGCTGA
- the LOC117896880 gene encoding DNA repair protein RAD51 homolog 3, which yields MENASSSSNKLNLFSNSCLDILQRDSQSRITTGHKGLDRHLGGGIALRQITELVGNSGTGKTKMCLQLCLNVQIPKSAGGLEGAALFIDTRRDFHPDRLQELAEDLERQYKHKAPDFQASKMLQNIHYVSCPDAVQLMATVLSSHRHLIAHPNIKVIVIDSLAFSLRMLEDGAQRFELLLELLQSMRRLQREHPVAWVVTNVLTHRCIGRQFHVVPALGDLYSHLINERIWFSRSGQCSLGKLWKTSRLVKD from the exons ATGGAAAATGCAAGTTCATCGTCGAACAAGTTAAATCTATTTAGTAACTCGTGCTTGGACATATTGCAAAGAGATAGCCAATCAAGGATTACAACGGGTCACAAAGGTCTGGATAGACACTTGGGCGGTGGAATTGCCTTGCGACAAATAACCGAATTGGTTGGAAATTCGGGCAccggcaaaacaaaaatgtg CCTGCAGCTATGCTTGAATGTGCAAATACCTAAATCTGCTGGCGGCTTGGAGGGTGCAGCACTTTTCATCGATACCCGACGGGATTTCCATCCAGACAGATTGCAAG AACTGGCGGAAGACCTGGAGAGGCAATATAAGCACAAAGCACCTGATTTTCAGGCGtccaaaatgctgcaaaacaTTCACTACGTGAGCTGCCCGGATGCAGTCCAGTTGATGGCCACCGTCCTGAGCTCTCACCGGCACCTGATTGCCCATCCAAAT ATAAAAGTGATTGTGATCGATTCGCTAGCGTTTTCCCTGCGCATGCTGGAGGATGGCGCCCAGCGCTTCGAGCTGctcctggagctgctgcaaaGCATGAGGCGACTGCAGCGCGAACACCCAGTGGCT TGGGTCGTCACCAATGTGCTGACGCATCGGTGTATCGGCCGGCAATTCCATGTCGTGCCCGCCCTGGGGGATCTGTATTCGCACTTGATCAACGAGCGCATCTGGTTTTCACGCAGCGGCCAGTGCTCACTGGGAAAGTTGTGGAAAACAAGCAGATTAGTCAAGGATTAA